The following are from one region of the Actinoplanes sp. L3-i22 genome:
- a CDS encoding ROK family transcriptional regulator: MTRLAGSSKLLRAMNESAALAHLLDPGRLTRADLRKLTALSTPTISEVLRRLTEAGLVNVVGHDSGRPGPNAEIYSANPDAAYTVAVSVRDVGTSGTPSVAAALGDLTGAIRARFESRIDFLATDPVAAVTGVLAELCEQAGAPADRVRYVQLSVPGAYDPKTETIRLVDVPGFGRPGLVPEIAAALGTDIGVDNDVNLAAAAERKRGAARDAENFALLWIGQDGLGLAIDINGTLLRGARGSAGEIGYMPLYSPDSSHRKVDLQDLFGGGAIKELARDHGITGDTPAELVAAAAGHGEFLATLADRIVVALAAVVAVLDPSLVVLAGPTAQAGGDALLAAVNTAFRRAAPLECTFAATSIKDDAVLLGGLDAGLAAVREALITAIRDS, encoded by the coding sequence TTGACGCGTCTGGCCGGCTCGTCCAAGCTGCTCCGCGCCATGAACGAGAGCGCGGCGCTCGCCCACCTGCTCGACCCGGGCCGGCTGACGCGGGCCGATCTGCGCAAGCTCACCGCGCTGTCCACGCCGACGATCTCCGAGGTGCTGCGCCGGCTCACCGAGGCCGGGCTGGTCAACGTCGTCGGGCACGACAGCGGCCGCCCGGGCCCGAACGCGGAGATCTACTCGGCCAACCCGGACGCGGCGTACACGGTCGCCGTCTCCGTCCGCGACGTCGGCACCAGCGGCACCCCGTCGGTCGCGGCGGCGCTCGGTGACCTGACCGGCGCGATCCGCGCCCGGTTCGAGTCGCGCATCGACTTCCTCGCCACCGACCCGGTCGCGGCGGTGACCGGGGTGCTCGCCGAGCTGTGCGAGCAGGCCGGGGCGCCCGCCGACCGGGTCCGGTACGTGCAGCTCAGCGTCCCCGGCGCGTACGACCCGAAGACCGAGACGATCCGCCTGGTCGACGTGCCCGGCTTCGGCCGGCCCGGCCTGGTCCCGGAGATCGCCGCGGCACTGGGCACCGACATCGGCGTCGACAACGACGTCAACCTGGCCGCGGCGGCCGAGCGCAAACGCGGCGCCGCCCGGGACGCGGAGAACTTCGCGCTGCTCTGGATCGGTCAGGACGGCCTCGGTCTGGCCATCGACATCAACGGGACGCTGCTGCGCGGCGCCCGGGGAAGCGCCGGCGAGATCGGCTACATGCCGCTCTACTCGCCGGACTCCAGCCACCGCAAGGTCGATCTGCAGGACCTCTTCGGCGGCGGCGCGATCAAGGAGCTGGCCCGGGACCACGGGATCACCGGCGACACCCCGGCCGAGCTGGTCGCGGCGGCCGCCGGGCACGGCGAGTTCCTGGCCACGCTGGCCGACCGGATCGTGGTCGCGCTGGCCGCGGTGGTCGCGGTCCTCGACCCGTCCCTGGTCGTGCTGGCCGGGCCGACCGCCCAGGCCGGCGGCGACGCGCTGCTCGCCGCGGTGAACACCGCGTTCCGCCGGGCCGCCCCGCTGGAGTGCACGTTCGCCGCCACCTCCAT